The window CAAGATCGAAAGGTAAACGGGGGGGTATTCGTCGCGTTATACACAAAGGAGACAGTGGTTGGGAACTCTCCGCCTCTTTCTTAAAACTACTAGCTGTTCGCTCGATGTATATTGTGTACATCctatagtatttaaaaaatgtaaaatatattttaatgtattcTCTTCTTGTAAATAATCTATCACGGCGTCGGATCTTTAAGAACGCGCTGTCTCTTTCGATGTAGACGTTACATTACATCACGTAGAATTGTTTTTACAGTTGAACTACATATGTACTTTGTCAGTAACAAACACGCGGTTACATAAAGATCTTCGGCGTTGAAGGAAGTAACACGTACCTATAACTAGCGCAATCGTGTCCTTTTAATTGAGAATTGTATAAGACTGATTGATTTGCCTTGGAGAAtgcgaaattaataattttgtagCACATCTATTCCTTCCTGTTGAACTGTACATTATAACGAAGTTAACGCGGCGCGCACAGATAAACtataaaataaatgttatgTTCTTAAACTATGCCGTAATGGTGGTATTTGAAACGTTTCATTCCGATGGAGCgctaatgaaatattttataattgtttgttTCGGTGTTACTTTGCAATGTAATAAATACATTCGCTGTTTTCCAAAAGCTGctgatatttatttataaacgaatAGCGTTAGTGAAATAAATTGGTACGGTTAAGATCCTATCCTAAACTTAGTCGTTATAAAAGATTTACATTCTATGGAGACGCGTCTCCTAATTACAAAGTTCCGTGCAGCACGAATTATGTGGTAACACACGtttatatatgtattttgtaCATTAGTATCAAACACTTTTGCTTTGTGTCTATCACAGAATGGATTAAATGTTGCTTGAACTTTATCCAAGCTTCAACTGTACAGTTTGATAGCCAGCTCTAATTAAACGGTAGGTGTTAATTAGAAGCATATCCCTCTCCGTATAAATGCTAGATTAGTCATTACGTTCAAACAAAACGACGTAAACATTTCTTCCCTCCAACTCGAAACATATCCATGGGTGATACAATCGCTTTAAATTAAATCGTACAAATATACTTTATGTGGGTTAATATCTTTACAAGCAAAAAAACCGCGATGgctaaaaaaaggagaaatcgTCACGCTTTTAAAAGTACAGAAAAAGTATCGTCGTAACAAAAAGAATGCTTGAAAGGACAAGCCAAGGTGTATAATTTATGTCGGTCGTCCTTGTACCCCAGCTGCTAAGTGCCTATTTCCTATTTCATTTCAGATGCAAAGCACCTTCTCGGCAATGCAATGTGGTTTAGCTGAGAAGTGTGTGAAATAGTTCAGTACGGCAGATAATCCACAGGAGTCTTTCGAAAATTGAAAGGTAACGGATTACAAGCTATAATGTGAACGTCACGATGGAATTTATCAATTATCTGCCCTGCACTGATAAGATAGATAACGGAGCACATACTTTGTGTGCTGGATTCATGGAATTATCAGTCGCCGGCTGATTCTCAAGCGATACTCACCATGGTCCGCGATCGAATGCTGGAATTACGCGCCGTTAGTATTTCATTATTTGGCAAATGGCTAATTGTCGCTTATATTGTAACGTCAAATTAGATAAAATTATACTCGATAATGTGATTTAAATTAGTGGTATGATCAACCGAACCTGGCACAGCAAATGCTAAAATAACAATCTGGTCTTGTTTCGAAAAGCTAATGTACTCTTTATGCTCTTAAATACTGTTTTCTATGCCTAGTTCCCTGCTGAAAAATAGACACGCAACGTGATATATCTTTCTGTTCTCTTTAGTGTCAAAGTAACACTACATTTGGTAAAGGATTCCTGCAAGACGTACACATCCATATATTCCCCAATAAAAGATTAAAGGATGTACTGGACGAAGTATGTATTCAAACGCGTGCGAATATAATTAAGTCACTGTTCAAATATCACAGACTCATATCGGCAGTGGACActacaaataatattaatacagGTCGAAGAAGTTCGTGCTCTAATTCAGCTAATCGTCGAGAATACCGCTATTGTAAAGGATTTGCATAACAATGTTTTGTCGCACACGAATAAAGGTAAGAACGAAATACCAAATGTCGTGCCCTTTTGAGAATTTATTAATGACTAAGGAATTGCAGATATACAAAAAGAGCTGGAAACTCGTACGTACACTATTTCCCAAACATCGTTTCGTATCCAACGAAAGTTAAGAGGTAGGTAATCTTTTTTCGATTCCCACGTATTGCaccgtaaataaaaataaaggaataaacGTAATTTCCGAACCTACCCTAATCAGACTCACTATCATCTTCAGTTTGGGAAATATATCTCTCTCTGTCTTTACATTCGAGGATGTTTAGCTTCCTCTTATTCGGGAAACATGTGGAGAGCCTTTTGCTTTTCGAAACATGGTTAAAAGCATTGTTAGAGTGGAAATTAAAGGTTCTAGACGATCTGGGTGTGCTCGTGCTCGGACCAGGTTGTGGGAATGAATGTGCTGGTAAAACTGGCGTCGAGGTTATAGGATTCCAACTACTTAGAGAACTATCCGGTGAAAGTAAACTATTCGAAGTTGTCGGTGTACTCTTCCAGTTCAACGGCTGGGAATTTGGAATACGTTCTAACGTAACTTTGGGGTACACACTAGGTGTTGCAAAGTCTGAGTCACTGACAGGCGTGACATGATTATTCGTTTCGGATGGTGAACATGCTTCGTTGCTGAAGTCCTCATCATTGCAAGCGACGTCTCCTACTTGCCTGAAATACAGAGTCATTTGTAAAAATAATCaatgatatacatatattagcAGGCAATTTTCTACATACTTCCTGAActgttccacctctttctccAATTCAGGGTACTCGTTCAATATGTTTGATAATTGATCCTTGTTGTATTCCAAGTATTTTTTAAGTAGAAGAGCCTTTACATCACTTTCCAATGGAGACTTTAAAACAGACAACTTTTTCCTAAGTTTTATCAATACGGGTAAAAGAACTTCCGAGCCGTGCTTCTTCATTCCCTCGACAATAATGTTTATACCATTAGCAGCTGGCGTTTGAACCGTAGGCTCCTCGTTCTCTTGTTGATCATCGTCGCCGTGTCTATCGGAAAACGATAATCGCAATCGATCACTTCCGATTACGTACAACGCGTCCTTTAAAACACATGCTCCTTCCTCTTTCGTAACGTCAATTGTATCAACGCAAGTACCACCAAGTATTTGACTAGTAATTTTTACAAGCAACTTTATCTTCCCCGGGGGATCTAAGTGATCCAGCATGAAGTCATAAATCGTTCTTCGTTTGCTTTCATGCCGCTTTCCTGGAAGCGTCAGTGCGTTCCTTTCTTTTTCACGCATCTTCTGCTCGTACACTTTGTGCTGAGATTGGTAATTATTATAATGATACATGCTCTGCAAGAATTGCTGTGATATCAAGTTTTTGTTCTTCGTCAGGAGCCTCTCCTCTATAAGGAAGATAGTCAATTCGCGTATCATGTTGTCCGAATCAGACAACATCGTTAATAAGTGAAAAAAGAAGGGGccctttatttttatgaaatctTCAAGTAGGAGTTGAATGAATATTATCATGATAGCTTCTCGTACCTGCGGGCTCGAGTCCGTCATACTGACGCACATGTCAGACAAGTATGGTTCAACTAGGGCAGTGAATCTAACACAAATATCGGCTAAAGCCTTAGCAGTGTTTATTTTTACAGCAACTTGAATAACCGAACTTAGATTCGTTTCCTGCCTCAGTAGTCTACCGAATATTGGCACAACTTCTTTTGCAACTTCGCGATCTCTCATTGCCTGCTGACCGAGAATAACAACCGCCGACGGCTGCAGCTCTTCTATGTCCTTTATTACTTCTGGCAGTGCATCCCATTCCAGCAATATTCCTTCTAGGATTCGTAGCGTTACCGGTGAAATTTTGTACGTACATAGAAGCGTAACGTGTCCCAAAGTAAATAGAGCTTTTATATAATTAGGAACCGCTTCCACAGCGTGGTTTccctgtttgaaaatttttttcaccTCCATCTCCGAGGTCCTTATCAGGCTCAGCATATTTGGCTCCAATGAATTAACATTCTTATCAGGATTTAAATACTGCATTATATTGTGTATGATATCCACGCAAATACTAATTAAACAGAAGTTAATTTTGAACTGCTGGAGACATTCGCAGAGATATTTACAGAGGCATTCCAAGACTTTGTGATCCAAGGAGTTCCAGGAATACCTTAAGACTTGCAGAACTAGACTCGCATGAAAATCATTCCCTTCAAAAATCTCCTTGTAATTCGAGATGTACTTATTCATATCTGGCAGCTTGGTATTTTCAGCCAGCGCCGCCAGCAGAATCCATGCTTCTGTATTGTTGTTAGTTCCAATATGGAACTGAATGCTTTTTACTGCCGAGGCAGTGATAATACCATTTTTCACCCACAAGTTGCAGGCCTTCGATAAATGCTTTCGCATTTTCCTGTTAGTTAATGTGTGCAGAATTTTCCATGGTAAATCGTTCGCCATGTTATCCGTACACGTAGAAACATCTACTATTCTTTTTAGTAATAATCCTTGTAAATTTTCTAGCACCTTTTCTTGAACTTTTACTTCGATATCAAATATCTGTGGTAGAACTGTTTGTACCCATTCATCCAAAAGTTGCGAGTCATCTGGGAATCGTTCTAAAAGTTGCGATAGAACTTGCACTGCAAACTGACGTACTGTTAGCATCGGGTCTCTGCACCGGCGGCTGATTAGAGGTACTATCTCGTTTATCAGGGACGGAaacattaaaattaaattctttaaaatctgCAGTGTACTGCGGCGTATCATTGCTTTTTCATCCTCTATTCGTTCCGTCAACATAGTTAACAGAACATTTGAACCTGATAATAGGTCAACGTCTTCGGACAGAGCTTCCTTTAAATTCTCAAATGTAAGAAACTTTTTATTCGGATCAGAGTCCTCGAACATAGTTTGAAATATTGCTTTGTTCCCTTCGTTGCTAGATTCCGTGAACTTAGCAATGATCGCCATGGCTTTCCTTCTCACTGTACTCGAACGATCCATGCACCTACTTAAGACAACGGCGAAAAATACTTTCTTCGCTTTAGCTTTTAAAGCATTCGTTATGTTATAATCTAACAAAATGGACTCAATTAATAACTTTCCAATTATTTCTTGAGCAAATACTCTGAAGGAGATCTTATTGTGATGCGACAATAATATTAGATTCCTAAAGGCTTCTAGGATTATGTTTTGTTTACATATTCCGAAGAGTTTCATTAACACTGTAGCTTGCTTCTGACGAGCTTCGAGTTGATCTGGACACTTTACCATTAACTGTTGTATCAGTGTTATAATCGCGGTTTTAGCTTCTTTCTCGTGTACGTgaagtaattcttttaaaaaatttatagtaGCTTCCTGTATATTTGCGATAAACTTTGCCTGCATTTCCACGTGGCTGCACAACAAATGAGGTAATGCATACTTCGCTATGAACATTATAGTTACTTTAATAGGTCCATGTTTACTATCGCACAACTCTTGCAAAGCTACGTAAGCATTTTGTAACAGTGACGCTTCTAGAGTACCCCTTTGCGTGTTAGAACACTGAGACTCTGCGTAATTGTGTTCTATTTTTGTCATCTCTAACAACCCGTGAATAGTGATATCTAATGATTGCATATGATCTTTGAACCAAAATGACTTTAGCATCATAATGAGGTTGCAAAGAATGACATTCAAATTCCTTATTAACACTACCTTCTCACTGGGCAGGAGGACATTATCGTTCATTGACTGGTCGCTAAtcttaaaatcatttaaactcATTGCTTTGCTACACTTCTTCATGGGAGGCTGCAAGCATTCGGAATTTATCTTCAGCGTTTCTATGGCCCGCTGATATAAGTTTGGGTGAAACACATTGAATACGCTGCTTCCAGGTACGGCCAagagtataaaatataaattacttgCGTGTAAGCATGACTGCCTCGAGTCCTCGCCGGCTTCTTTACACTGACCACATTTCATTATGTAACCCAATACGGCTAATAAAGCATGCACCTTTATATCCATTGTGATCAATGTGTTCCATGATATCTCCGGGCAATAATGCTCGGGGTCATTGCGGTTCCTGCCTTCTGCTAGCCAAGCTTTCACAACGATACAAGACTCGTGCAAAAGTAGCCTGATGTCTCTGCTTTCCAGAAACATGAGGTACTCATCAGGTGGTTCATTGTAAAACATAAACTGTGCATCCCAAACGGATTGAATCCAGTCTTCGTTTAAGTCACTGAATTTAAAATTGTCGAATATCTTTAGTGACTCCATGGTAAGAACTGTGCTCggttaaatcatttttaaacgaAACTACAATTATTATCACATTTCTTCAAATATCGTAACGAATGTAAACATAACCTTAACTTATCATTCGATAAAGAAAAATTCTGGCCTCAGGTTATCATTTTCTGAGTGCGTATCGATAACGATTTTATAAAACCATTATGGTGTACACCGACAGAAAACTTTGCAGACTGTTTATCGCGGAACATCTCGTTCGAAATACGAAAAGTTCTGTTAAGGACTCTGGCATCCATTCGGAAGCGGGAAACTAACCGACCAATTAGATTCGGTGGAAAGTAGGGCGCAGAACTTTGTAAACATGTGTAGGCTTCCACACACTGTACTTTTAcctaaaaatagaccgaacaaTTATGAATAATTCATGCTCTATGAACAAACAATGAATATCCCGAATAATTAATCGAAGATTGTGCATAATTGCATTGTTTGTCGAACAAAACAAGCTGCGACAAAAACGTGCCGCAGTTTGCGCGGGAAAAGTCTTCTTACGAGAGGGAACATCGAAGCATGTGGaaacaaaagaattaaaataatatgCGTATTGAGCATTTAGCCAGTATAAACCACTGGATGATATAGTTttctataataaatttaattttcttcatcTGAATTATATAACTTTCGTGTACTTTTGCAGAAATGGGAAAGGAAATCGCCCCCGTTGACGATTTAACTCTAGCCAGCGCGAGAGACGGGCCCGCGCATATACGAATTAAAGTGCTACAATATACAACGATGCTAAGGCTGTTTTCCGAAATCATGGAAGAATACAACACGTCTATGTTGAGATACCACGAAAAGTGCCGTTTACTTTTGCAGCAGCAAAAAATATTAAGTACGTATTTACGACGAATCTCGAATTACATTTATTCTAATGTATCCATCCCTTCTTCGCTGTTTTAGTCAGGAAACATATCACGAGCGAAGAGTTGGACAAGCTGCTTGATTCTCAGCAGAATAATCTGTTTGTTGATAATGTAAGTATCCAATTCTCCCGTTGCTTAATGAAGTGCAATTAATGTAATGATCCGCGGATAGATTTTAGAAGACAGTAGAATCGCAAAGCAACAACTATCAGACATACAGAGTCGGCACAACGATATAATCAAACTGGAGAAATCGATTACAGAAGTCAGAGATATGTTCACTGAAATGGCGTTTCTCATAGAAAAGCAAGTAAGCGGAAAGAAACGTTGAGctatgataaaaaaatttcgatcaTACTGGTTTAAAGTTTCGTTCCTTTTTTCACAGGGGGAGCAGGTAAACAGCGTGGAGTATTTCGCGGGAAAAACCGCGACGAATGTTGATTACGGTCGCACCGATCTTAAGAAAGCAGAGCGGAAAAGTCACAGACACAGAAAGGTACTgatgtcaaaaaaaaattaatatacttTCCGAAAGATGACTGCTATTAAatacaaaactttttttccagagaaaaattaaatttgctaTCATAATCAGTGCAATAATCATCCTTCTCTTGTTGATATTTATCTTCTTGTAAGGAAAAGACAAATCGATACAAAAGTTAAACATTTATTATACGGATAGTAATATGTAATATCTTTAAACGAATACAAATAGTTATCATCTATTATTAACGTGTTGTTCATTATcatataagaaattataaaaattataaaacgtcCCTTTATAACAATAATTCAACATTGAAGGTCACTTACTggttttatatacatattttttaaaataactagCAAGACCTTTTGCACTAGGCCTAACTTTATAATCTACAGCAGTGCATGCAAAAAATAGTTCAAGTACTTTGTCATATTCTTTCCCCAGATTAATGGCAGGTAATGGAGGTCGAGTACCTGTGATTATTAAGTAGATTATTCAATTTCTTAACTTTGACAGCAGTCTTGAAATACATATTATTCCAGTACTTACCATAGTTGGGGTTCATCACTTCTTTGAGGTAGACAATACTATCGTCCAAGCTGGCATCGTGTTCCTTAGTCTTCGTATCATTTGGCATTTGCGTTTCTGTCGTCGACTCGTTAAAAGAATCATCCATGTCCATAGAAATATCTAAATGAGGCGTTGACAGAGCTATCATTTCCCAAACTACAAGGCCACACGCCCAAATGTCTGCCTTATTCGTAACTAAGCCAATCTCTGCAGAGTAATTTTCAAAGGGTTTGTTAGTAATTCGTATTGTAATCAGGCGTGtacagaaatttgaaaaaggGACAAACCATGTATTATTTCAGGTGCGCTCCAACACTCTGTTCCCACGTACATGAAGTCTCCTTTCGATGTGTCCATTTCCAATGATTCTGTGAGTGGCAAGGATACACCAAAGTCGCAAAGCTTAACTGTATTGTAGTCACCAGACACCAGTACATTGTAACTTTTCATATCACCGTGCAAGATGTGGGCAGTGTGATGTAAATACTCCAATCCCTTTATAATTTCGTACGCTATCTTTAAAATGTCTTTAGCGGGAAACGGGTCGTCGGCAGACTCGAGTTTATCTTGTATCTTATCacctgaaatcaaatttgcataaaaaattCGTGTACCCTGGGTCGCGTAAAGACTCGCGTAAAATATCTGCTCGTACCTAAAGAAGCGTCCAATTTCTCCATCGCCAGGCATGGTTCGCCGTCCGAAACCTCGGTGAAGCCACGGAAACCGACAATATTCGGATGATTTAGCTTACGAAGCACTTCCGCTTCGAAACGAATACGTTCGTTGTACTTTTTATCCGCCGTAATCCTGAGGTTTCTTTTCTTGATCGCCCATGGAGATCGAGAGAAGCCAACTCTCGGGGATCGTTCCAAACTGAACACGCTAACACCTGGCAGTGCACTGAATTATTAAAACGAGATTAACACCGAGTATTAATGGATCGAAATATTCATATTCCTTTACCACATCCATAACCTATCTGTTCTAGAAACGGCGAAGCCGGTATTTTAATGGGCGTTTGCAATTCTGGATTATCTTGCACTCTGCTTTTGTATCTCTTTGTCGTCGGTGTCTTAAATTCTGCCATTCTACTagtattataaaagaaaattatttaattccgTCTTCACCCGATCCTTCCCTTTCGATCCGTTACTTTCAAAATTTCCTTCGCGTTCAAGGAGTGCCAACTTAATGCAGTGTTGTTAACGAAAGTCAGTTATAGCAGACTTCATTCGTATAcgataattcttaaaatttaatacttttttagtattttgtaaTCTAAACGTTTACCGTATACACGAGTTacttaaaattataaataaaggacGAGTTAATtaaatggctattaaaagtGTTCCATATTGGCGGGTTAAATAAATCATTGCCATTGGCTATCGAAGAAGTTAGATTGCCGCTTTCAATCTTCGTCAGGTAGGTAAGGTGATTTATAATACAGAATCCGATGGTACGAAGGAAAGCGATAGAATTGGTCGTTTATATTTTCACAATTAGCATTCTGTTACAATATTATAGCATACTTTCTTGTTCTTCATCATTTTCTTACGCTTCGAAAAATACCAATGTTGTTGCTCATCTCACCGATAAGGATCGAATAAATTTAGTAACCTTTTATCGTGactattaataaaatataaacatcTCTCTTCCAGTTGTGTTTACGAGCGCTTTTTCGCTGTCTGCTCGACCAAGGTTAATGATATGCAACTATGTGCAAAGGCGAGGGTCGAGGAAGAAGGAATGTGAATTTTTGCATCATGCCGATACAGCTAATTTTGCGTGCTTTTTTATAAGACCATGCATTTAGAATACATTTCCGTTCTTCCTGTTCACCGAATCCTACCTATTATCAAACATGTATATATCATTATTTTCTGCATTTAAATCAACATCAATGTATTTATCGATCGACCCAGCGACTTTTTCCTCGATCAACGAAGACGCGTTGTTTCTACTTGCATTATTCTGTCGTCATTTTCTACTTTCCCCATGCTTGGTAAATCGCTGTCCGACGAATTCAGTTTCTTGGCATTAGATTCGTTCCTGTTGATGATGAAAGACACGTGTTTCCTCCTCGTCTCGTTCGATTTCTGGAACAGACTTTTCGCCCGCTCTTTCGAGCTCGCGTACTTACTGGAATCGGACTCCTGGCTTTGCAGATTCCTCATCGGCAGAATTCTGGGCGGCCTCTTGAACCGTCTTATCGCACCGACCCCCGTCGTTTCATCGTCTGCGATGGGGGATGACGTCCGGCTCATACTTTTCGAGAAATCGGAGAGATCGTTGGAATCGGTTTCCAGGCCATGGCTTCGAGCGACGCGTTTAATATTCTCTTCATCTTCCGGGTGCAATAAATGTCTAACCAAGGTGTCGTCGTCGAGCCTCCTCGTCGGGCTCGTATTTTCGTTGGTCGCCCGAGTGGATGCTTCATCGAGCGTAACAGCTACCCCTAACGATGTTTTCCGCTCCAAGTGATCGCCTATTTTTTCAGGTACGCTTTTGGGTATCGATGGAAGCTTGAAGCCTGCGGGAGAGTGGTTGCCTCTGTTTAGGATCGGCTTTCCGGGGGCCACGAAGTCCGTCTTCCCTGCAACAACTTCTTCTTCTCGCTGCTTCGAATTTCGAATTGGAAATGGAACTGATTCCTTCGGCAAAGTCCTGAAACTTTCGAAGTGCTTCGCTTCATCGATCAGGCCCTGAACGTACAGCTGCTCTTCCTCGTCTTGAACAAACGGCTTGATTTCCGGTCTTACGAATTCATCGCTCTTTTTTCCCCCAGATTGCTCGGATTGCGTAGTTGCCTGGCCACGATTAAGTACCCTGACATGCATCGGTCGCAGTTTGGAGagcatttgcctatttttcaaTGTCGGCTTCTGATCCACACCCACGGAAGTATCACTCTTCGCACTCTGCAACGTTTCCGCGTTACTTTTAGTTGCCCGATCGACATCGTCATCCCTCGTAGCGTTCACTTCTATCTTATCGTTACTTTCAGATAACTGGGCGTTCAATGATGGCACACGTGCATCCGTCGATGATTCCTTCACCGAAGGGACGGTTGACTGCAATGTGGTCTCTGAATATTCATCAGAAGTTCCTGCAGCGTGCACCACTTCGGAGACTCTGGTTTCTTCTTTCAACAGCGACGTATCCGCATATTTTTTCACGATGTCGTTCTCCTGCTTGCTTCTTGCCGGGGATCCACGCACGATCAATGATTCTATCGGTCTTCGTACCGACGAGCAACATCGAACGAGCTGTTCGTTTTCACAAGGCAGTTTGATCACCTGGCTGTTCTTGAAAGCTACTCGGGAGTCATTCGGGCACTGATCGGGTCTGCTACATGGGCAGGTGTCGTCCACAGTGATGATCCACGGCGCCACGGCGCAGAGATTGAACAATTGCACTGCCCTAAACAAAGATAGAGAGTTAATTGAAGCGGAGGAAGCGCTGGATGTCGACCAGCGAGGTAGATGGAACTCCTTGTTACCAGAAAAGTGGTCGTATCGCGTTCAGCCTCATAATACTGCTTGGCTGATCCGCGTCTCATTAGAATCGTCCGGCGACTggatattgtattaaaattAAGAGGCAACCGGAGCCGAGTGGTCTCACATTGAATTTATATACCGGTCGACCCCACTTAAAGCTTGATATTTGGCAATCTGCGGCCCATCAATTAGCCACGCGTCGTTTTCAGAAAATAGAACGGAGAAAGTGAACGTTTAAAGCCAATTTAAAGCTTGACTTCGTAGAGATCGTCGCGTGTCTATTGCATGCCGAGGAtctttcgtttgatcgttgatAGCTGATCGTTGATGGCCGAATATCATCGATCCCGGCGCAGGGACGGGGCTGCGACCCTGGTGGGCACGAGAGACCATTAATTTATCGCGCAAAATACCCTCCTATCGCATTTTTAAACGAGTTAGCCCGACGAAGGGCGCCggaatataattataattcgCAAGTAAATATACTTGGGGGCACAAGAATAAGCGAGCCCGTCGGGGGCCGGAGCATGCGCGACATTGACCGGGGTAAAACCGATGGTGAGTTCATCGGGGATGAATCTCGCAGAAGTTGTTGTGCATCCGCCGCGACGTTTTCGTACCGATAAACACGGTGGGACGCTCGCATTAACAGTATCCGCGGCGATAAAAACACATCGACTATGGTAGACGCCCGACGTGACATTTAAAATCAATCGCTTGTggatcggtattcgaatatgttGACGGGAGTTCTTGAGGGGTGGGTATCCGAGGCGAGCCGACTCGGTACCGGGATGCCAGAAGTCCTCCGTCAGCTCGCATGCAAATCGCTCTTCGAC is drawn from Andrena cerasifolii isolate SP2316 chromosome 8, iyAndCera1_principal, whole genome shotgun sequence and contains these coding sequences:
- the LOC143372671 gene encoding syntaxin-1A isoform X2, whose amino-acid sequence is MVRDRMLELRACQSNTTFGKGFLQDVHIHIFPNKRLKDVLDEVEEVRALIQLIVENTAIVKDLHNNVLSHTNKDIQKELETRTYTISQTSFRIQRKLREMGKEIAPVDDLTLASARDGPAHIRIKVLQYTTMLRLFSEIMEEYNTSMLRYHEKCRLLLQQQKILIRKHITSEELDKLLDSQQNNLFVDNILEDSRIAKQQLSDIQSRHNDIIKLEKSITEVRDMFTEMAFLIEKQFRSFFHRGSR
- the LOC143372671 gene encoding syntaxin-1A isoform X1, translated to MVRDRMLELRACQSNTTFGKGFLQDVHIHIFPNKRLKDVLDEVEEVRALIQLIVENTAIVKDLHNNVLSHTNKDIQKELETRTYTISQTSFRIQRKLREMGKEIAPVDDLTLASARDGPAHIRIKVLQYTTMLRLFSEIMEEYNTSMLRYHEKCRLLLQQQKILIRKHITSEELDKLLDSQQNNLFVDNILEDSRIAKQQLSDIQSRHNDIIKLEKSITEVRDMFTEMAFLIEKQGEQVNSVEYFAGKTATNVDYGRTDLKKAERKSHRHRKRKIKFAIIISAIIILLLLIFIFL
- the LOC143372653 gene encoding condensin-2 complex subunit D3, whose translation is MESLKIFDNFKFSDLNEDWIQSVWDAQFMFYNEPPDEYLMFLESRDIRLLLHESCIVVKAWLAEGRNRNDPEHYCPEISWNTLITMDIKVHALLAVLGYIMKCGQCKEAGEDSRQSCLHASNLYFILLAVPGSSVFNVFHPNLYQRAIETLKINSECLQPPMKKCSKAMSLNDFKISDQSMNDNVLLPSEKVVLIRNLNVILCNLIMMLKSFWFKDHMQSLDITIHGLLEMTKIEHNYAESQCSNTQRGTLEASLLQNAYVALQELCDSKHGPIKVTIMFIAKYALPHLLCSHVEMQAKFIANIQEATINFLKELLHVHEKEAKTAIITLIQQLMVKCPDQLEARQKQATVLMKLFGICKQNIILEAFRNLILLSHHNKISFRVFAQEIIGKLLIESILLDYNITNALKAKAKKVFFAVVLSRCMDRSSTVRRKAMAIIAKFTESSNEGNKAIFQTMFEDSDPNKKFLTFENLKEALSEDVDLLSGSNVLLTMLTERIEDEKAMIRRSTLQILKNLILMFPSLINEIVPLISRRCRDPMLTVRQFAVQVLSQLLERFPDDSQLLDEWVQTVLPQIFDIEVKVQEKVLENLQGLLLKRIVDVSTCTDNMANDLPWKILHTLTNRKMRKHLSKACNLWVKNGIITASAVKSIQFHIGTNNNTEAWILLAALAENTKLPDMNKYISNYKEIFEGNDFHASLVLQVLRYSWNSLDHKVLECLCKYLCECLQQFKINFCLISICVDIIHNIMQYLNPDKNVNSLEPNMLSLIRTSEMEVKKIFKQGNHAVEAVPNYIKALFTLGHVTLLCTYKISPVTLRILEGILLEWDALPEVIKDIEELQPSAVVILGQQAMRDREVAKEVVPIFGRLLRQETNLSSVIQVAVKINTAKALADICVRFTALVEPYLSDMCVSMTDSSPQVREAIMIIFIQLLLEDFIKIKGPFFFHLLTMLSDSDNMIRELTIFLIEERLLTKNKNLISQQFLQSMYHYNNYQSQHKVYEQKMREKERNALTLPGKRHESKRRTIYDFMLDHLDPPGKIKLLVKITSQILGGTCVDTIDVTKEEGACVLKDALYVIGSDRLRLSFSDRHGDDDQQENEEPTVQTPAANGINIIVEGMKKHGSEVLLPVLIKLRKKLSVLKSPLESDVKALLLKKYLEYNKDQLSNILNEYPELEKEVEQFRKQVGDVACNDEDFSNEACSPSETNNHVTPVSDSDFATPSVYPKVTLERIPNSQPLNWKSTPTTSNSLLSPDSSLSSWNPITSTPVLPAHSFPQPGPSTSTPRSSRTFNFHSNNAFNHVSKSKRLSTCFPNKRKLNILECKDRERYISQTEDDSESD
- the LOC143372666 gene encoding lymphokine-activated killer T-cell-originated protein kinase codes for the protein MAEFKTPTTKRYKSRVQDNPELQTPIKIPASPFLEQIGYGCGVSVFSLERSPRVGFSRSPWAIKKRNLRITADKKYNERIRFEAEVLRKLNHPNIVGFRGFTEVSDGEPCLAMEKLDASLGDKIQDKLESADDPFPAKDILKIAYEIIKGLEYLHHTAHILHGDMKSYNVLVSGDYNTVKLCDFGVSLPLTESLEMDTSKGDFMYVGTECWSAPEIIHEIGLVTNKADIWACGLVVWEMIALSTPHLDISMDMDDSFNESTTETQMPNDTKTKEHDASLDDSIVYLKEVMNPNYGTRPPLPAINLGKEYDKVLELFFACTAVDYKVRPSAKGLASYFKKYVYKTSK
- the LOC143372661 gene encoding uncharacterized protein LOC143372661, whose amino-acid sequence is MRLNAIRPLFWAVQLFNLCAVAPWIITVDDTCPCSRPDQCPNDSRVAFKNSQVIKLPCENEQLVRCCSSVRRPIESLIVRGSPARSKQENDIVKKYADTSLLKEETRVSEVVHAAGTSDEYSETTLQSTVPSVKESSTDARVPSLNAQLSESNDKIEVNATRDDDVDRATKSNAETLQSAKSDTSVGVDQKPTLKNRQMLSKLRPMHVRVLNRGQATTQSEQSGGKKSDEFVRPEIKPFVQDEEEQLYVQGLIDEAKHFESFRTLPKESVPFPIRNSKQREEEVVAGKTDFVAPGKPILNRGNHSPAGFKLPSIPKSVPEKIGDHLERKTSLGVAVTLDEASTRATNENTSPTRRLDDDTLVRHLLHPEDEENIKRVARSHGLETDSNDLSDFSKSMSRTSSPIADDETTGVGAIRRFKRPPRILPMRNLQSQESDSSKYASSKERAKSLFQKSNETRRKHVSFIINRNESNAKKLNSSDSDLPSMGKVENDDRIMQVETTRLR